From the Saccharomycodes ludwigii strain NBRC 1722 chromosome I, whole genome shotgun sequence genome, one window contains:
- the UBC11 gene encoding putative E2 ubiquitin-protein ligase UBC11 (similar to Saccharomyces cerevisiae YOR339C | UBC11 | UBiquitin Carrier): MNPSQSTNNSIISNETTTKIPEGHSVTQRLQSELVQLMMSAPPGLSAFPINDDDLTKWSGIITGPDSTPYEGLKFKIFLQFPNNYPYAPPKVTFTSPMWHPNVDMSGNICLDILKDQWSAVYNVQTILLSLQSLLEEPNNSSPLNAVAAELWDKDMDEYKKKLIARYEEIDDN; this comes from the coding sequence atgaaCCCATCACAATccactaataatagcatCATTAGTAATGAAACCACTACTAAAATACCAGAAGGACATTCAGTCACTCAAAGATTACAAAGCGAATTAGTACAATTGATGATGAGTGCGCCACCGGGATTAAGTGCGTTCCCAATAAATGATGATGACCTAACCAAATGGAGTGGCATAATCACAGGCCCAGACAGTACGCCATATGAAGGTttgaaattcaaaatttttcttcaatttccTAATAATTATCCATATGCTCCACCAAAGGTGACGTTTACCAGTCCTATGTGGCATCCTAATGTTGATATGAGTGGGAACATATGcttagatattttaaaagaccAATGGAGTGCTGTTTATAATGTACAAACCATTTTATTATCGTTACAATCGCTACTAGAGGAACCAAATAATAGCTCCCCATTAAATGCAGTTGCTGCTGAGCTATGGGATAAAGATATGgatgaatataaaaagaaactaaTTGCCAGATACGAAGAAATTGATGACAATTAA
- the RPA43 gene encoding DNA-directed RNA polymerase I subunit RPA43 (similar to Saccharomyces cerevisiae YOR340C | RPA43 | RNA Polymerase A) — MSFKRSSSSKLITLSEDVRARAFIKKQKRNYTNPISSETGISNCMVKIAVSMYCCLAPMYLNNPIEGIKKQHLDNMIMKYNNDVNGIILGYENLKFIRNEDDKENEQLFKVTPDTPFSFIWCSVDFIAWTPQIGDIIEGWIFIQSASHIGILIHDAFNASVKKNNIPESWTFVHNEDYVNNGENSSNNQSNSLGYWVDENGQQLDGKIKFAIRNIFTTGKLISLDGTLLTLYGDGSKSSDININANTGNDKTMDNQKNMSAQNLPVVSNKKIVFDDEVSTENRESHKELDLPKIEKENGEEVVYEDNASSSDNDSDKTSSDSSSDEESSSNE, encoded by the coding sequence ATGTCTTTTAAAAGATCCAGCAGTAGTAAATTAATTACCTTGTCAGAAGATGTAAGAGCCAGagcatttattaaaaaacaaaagagaAATTATACTAATCCAATTAGTTCAGAAACAGGTATTTCAAACTGCATGGTTAAAATTGCTGTATCAATGTACTGTTGTTTAGCGCCTAtgtatttaaataatcccATCGagggaataaaaaaacagcaTTTAGACAACATGATTATGAAGTACAACAACGATGTCAATGGTATTATACTTGGTTATGAAAACTTGAAATTCATTCGCAATGAAGACGACAAAGAAAATGAGcaattatttaaagttaCTCCAGATACTCCATTTTCCTTTATTTGGTGTAGCGTTGATTTCATAGCTTGGACACCACAAATTGGTGATATAATTGAAGGATGGATTTTCATTCAATCTGCATCTCATATTGGTATATTAATCCACGATGCATTTAACGCTagtgtaaaaaaaaataatattccaGAATCATGGACATTTGTTCATAATGAAGACTACGTTAATAATGGGGAAAATTCTAGTAACAATCAATCTAATTCCTTGGGTTATTGGGTCGATGAAAATGGCCAACAATTAGatggaaaaattaaatttgccattagaaatatttttaccaCTGGTAAGTTGATTTCACTGGATGGTACGCTGTTAACTTTATACGGGGATGGAAGCAAAAGTAGcgatattaatattaatgcGAATACAGGAAATGATAAAACAATGgataaccaaaaaaatatgagtGCACAAAATTTACCGGTAGTTTCTAATAAGAAAATAGtatttgatgatgaagtGTCTACAGAAAATAGAGAAAGTCACAAGGAACTAGATTTAccaaaaatagaaaaagaaaatggcGAAGAGGTTGTTTATGAGGATAATGCCAGTAGCAGTGATAACGATAGTGATAAGACTAGCAGTGATAGTAGTAGTGATGAAGAAAGTTCATCTAAtgaataa
- the MTW1 gene encoding MIND complex subunit MTW1 (similar to Saccharomyces cerevisiae YAL034W-A | MTW1 | Mis TWelve-like): MSAHTMESTSILTEHFDYPPISIIDDIINAVNLLMYKCTQAMENYLLKTIQDEDKAQATEASIEKKMFLEQEIKIGTAKLESLLEHAIDKNFDKLELYLLRNILNIPDLDERFFRLKHQLNLEKIDDYQLKNSEEKVNLLLTEINIQIRYNKQLSLRLQSFKELEEKTIKFKECLNQFFQLYDHDDNELLLQQIQPIDTTIKFLNSQILQITKELDKTNDIKKLYEQYKLSTQANSSGATGCLTSSRIQYMSWLDRNN; this comes from the coding sequence ATGAGTGCCCATACTATGGAATCAACGTCTATTTTAACGGAACATTTTGATTATCCACCAATTTCAATTATTGACGACATAATAAATGCTGTCAACCTTTTAATGTATAAGTGCACTCAAGCAATGGAAAATTATTTGCTAAAAACTATTCAAGATGAAGATAAAGCTCAAGCCACTGAGGCCagcattgaaaaaaaaatgtttttggaacaagaaattaaaattggaaCAGCAAAACTCGAAAGTTTATTGGAGCATGCAATCGATAAAAATTTCGATAAACTAGAACTATATTTATTgagaaatattttaaacattCCAGACTTGGATGAACGTTTTTTCAGATTAAAACACCAATTGAATCTAGAAAAGATCGATGATTACCAACTAAAAAATAGCGAGGAAAAGGTTAACTTATTATTAACTGAAATCAATATTCAAATAAGgtataataaacaattgTCTTTGAGATTACAATCTTTTAAAGAACTTGAAGAAAAGAccataaaatttaaagaatgtttgaatcaattttttcaactttatGATCATGATGACAATGAGCTATTGTTACAACAAATTCAACCTATAGATACCAccataaaatttttaaattcccaaatattacaaataaCCAAAGAGTTAGATAAAActaatgatattaaaaagttatatGAACAATATAAACTGAGTACACAAGCCAACAGCAGTGGTGCTACTGGCTGCTTGACCAGTTCGAGAATACAATACATGAGTTGGTTAGATAGAAATAATTAG